The Blastopirellula sediminis sequence ACGTCGAAGCGGACGTCAATCAAGACTACAAGCTGTCTGACGCCAACGGGCCGTGGATGATCATGGCGACCTCGTTCAGCGGACCTGGCGCCGCTCAAGACGCGCACAACCTGGTGTTGGAACTCCGCAAGGAATACAACATGGAAGCGTACGTCTACGAACAGGCGTACGACTTCACTCAGAAGGTGGACGGACTGGGCTACAACCAGTACGGCGAGCGCAAAAAGATGCGATACGCCGACGAAGGAAAGTACACCAGCATCGCGGTGTTGGTCGGCAATTTTGAATCGGTTGACGACGGCGCTCTCGAAAAAACTCTCGAGAAGTTGAAGGACGCACAGCCGAAATGCTTGTCGGGCGACCAGTCGCAAACGTCGCAACATGATGCGATCAAATACCTGCGTCGCAAGATTCAGGAAGCGGTCACCGACAAAGAGAAAAAAGAAAAGGGCCCGATGGGGCACGCCTTCGTTTCGCGTAACCCGCTGCTGCCGGACGAATACTTCCAGCAAAAGGGAATTGAGCCGCTCGTCTTGAAGATGAACGAAGGGGTTGCGAACAGCCTGCTCGACTGTGAAGGAAAGTATAGCGTTCGCGTGGCGACCTTCGCCGGCGCTACCGAAGTCGACGCCAAGAAGATCGCCGAGATCGAAAGCAAGAACATCGTCAGCGGCAGCCGTTTGGCCGTCGCCGCCGAGAAAGCGGAACGCCTGACCGCCAAGTTGCGAAAGCAAGGAGTTCCCGCTTACGTCTTCCATGATCGCTCGGAAAGCATTGTGACGGTTGGCTCGTTCAGCTCGGTCGGCGCTGAACGTGCCGACGGCAAGATGGAGATCGATCCGCAGATTAACCGGATCATCAACGACTTCCGCGCTACGCCAGTCGCAGGCACTGCGAACTTCACCCCGAAGACGATCGACGGCGTGCCGTTTGACGTCCAGCCGGTGCCGGTTACCGTCCCGAAGAAGAGCGTCGGCGGCGACTACGCCAAATGGAACTTCCTGAAGTAACGCTGGCGTCAACGTTTCCAGAAGAGATCGCAAAGGCTTCTCATCTTCCCGGATGAGAAGCCTTTTTCTTTTCCCCATGTCCCCTGCTTGGTCGCGACGGTTGGGCTGTTACATTGGCTGGGACGCGTGGGACTTAATTGACGAGGAAGCGATGGCGAAAAAGCGACTGTTGGTGCTCGGAACGCATAACAAAAAGAAGGGCGCCGAAATGGCGGCGCTGCTCGAGCCTCTCGGGATCGAACTGCAGACTTTGGCGCAGACGCCTGGCGCAATCGAGGTGGAAGAAGACGCCGATTCGTTCGCCGGCAACGCCGAGAAGAAAGCGGTCGAGCAGGCGAAGCATCTCGGCGTGTGGGTCTTGGCGGAAGACAGCGGATTGTGCGTCGACGCCCTGGCCGGCGAGCCGGGGATTTACTCGGCCCGCTTCTCAGGGCCGGGAGCGACCGACGAGTCGAATAATCAGTTGCTGCTGGAAAAGCTGGCCGGAGTTACCGACGCACGGCGGACGGCGCACTACGTTTGTACTATGCGGCTGGCGGCGCCCAGCGGCGAAATCATGGCAGCGAGCGAAGGGATCTGCCGCGGCAGGATTGTGCACGAAGAGCGAGGGAGCGGCGGGTTCGGCTACGATCCACTCTTCGAGCTGATCGAATATCGCCGGACGTTCGGCGAGATGGGCGGAGCGGTCAAATCGGTGCTGAGTCACCGAGCGAGAGCTTCCCGCAGATTGATACCGCAGCTGCTTCAGCTGGTGATATCTGGGAAGTGGGCGAATTAGTCGCTAGCAAAAAAAATGAGCGAGCCGTTGGATAAAGGCAGCCCGCTCTTTATGAAATGTAGACCGTTAGATGACCTCCGTAAGTTAGCAAAGCAGTTATAATCTTTGCAAGAGCATTTGGGTAATTTTGGACGAATTTCTTGCCGGAGCGCGAAACGTGACGATGCGAAGATTCATTCCAGCTTTTCTGGCTGTTTGCGTAGCGGTCTCGATTCCGGCGATCGCTTTGTCCGAAACGACCGACGAGTGGGTCGATCAGAACTTGCCGGGGCTGCTGGAAATTTACAAAGATCTCCATGCGCACCCGGAGGTTTCGTACGAAGAAGCGGTCACCTCGAAAAAGCTGGCCGACATTCTGCGTGACGCCGGTTATGAAGTGACCACCGACGTTGGGGGACATGGCGTCGTCGCCGTTTTGAAGAACGGCGAAGGTCCGACGTTGATGCTTCGCTGCGATATGGACGGTCTACCAGTGACCGAACAAACGGAGCTGGTTTATGCGTCTCAGGAAAAAATCACGACCAGCGACGGCGTGACGACCGGCGTGATGCATGCCTGCGGTCACGACGTCCACATGACCAACTTGATCGGCGTCGCCCGATTTTTGGCGTCGCATCGCGACCGGTGGCAAGGAACGCTGGTCCTGATTTGCCAACCAGCCGAAGAACGCGGCGGCGGCGCGAAAGCGATGTTGGAAGCGGGGCTGCTGGAGCGTTTTCCGAAACCGGATTATGCCCTGGCGCTGCACGTCGCCGCGACGCTGCCGGCCGGGACGATCGGTTATCGTGCCGGGTATGCGATGGCGAACGTCGACAGCGTCGACATTACGATCCATGGCCGCGGCGGACATGGCGCCTATCCGCACGCGACGATCGACCCGATCGTCCAAGCCTCGGAATTGGTGATGTCGCTGCAAACGATCGTCAGCCGTGAAGTCAAACCGATTGATCCGGCGGTGATCACGGTCGGTTCGATGCACGGGGGCGCCAAGCACAACGTGATTAGCGATCGCTGCGACTTGCAGCTGACGGTTCGCAGTTATGGCGACAAAGTTCGCGCCCAACTCAAAGAAGCAATTACCCGCCGAGCTAACGCGATTGCTGAAGCTTACAACGCTCCCGAGCCGACAATTGTTTACTCCGAAGGAACGCCGAGCCTCTTTAACGATCATGAATTGGCGAAAGAGATGGTCGGCGTCTTTCGCGCAACGTTGGGAGACGAAAATGTCTCCCCCAGCGAACCGTCGATGGGAGGAGAAGACTTTGGACGCTATGGTTTGGCGGGCGTCCCGATCCTGATGTTTCAGCTTGGTTCCGTCGAGCAGAAGCGGTTGGACCGTTTCGCGGAATTGGGACAAGATCCCCCGTCGCTGCACTCGCCGTTTTATTACCCTGACATTGAACCGACTTTGCGTACAGGATTGCGTGCGATGATTGCCGGTTCGCTCGACTTGCTTCAGGCGCCCCCTGCCGAAGAACAACGCAACTAGCATGCAGAAATTGCGGACAGGGCTGATAATCGTCGGCTATTTCTTGATAGTCGTGGCGGTGATCGGCGCGATGAGTTCGGCGAGAAGCTGGGCGTTAGCGGAATTGGATACGGCGGACAGTCGAGAGCAATGGAGCGACTTTCGACATCGCGTCCAAACCCAGATGGAAGAGGGGGGAGCACCGGTGGCCCGCAGCGTTCCCAAAAGCGCCGAACCACCCACTTTTGTGCTGCTTCGAGATCATTTTTACGTGCTCCTGGCCTTTGTTTTGCTGATAAGCACTTTGCTTTACTGGGTATCGGCATGGATGTTTTCGGGCGCCCTGCGAACCTCGGCGCCGTATGGCGACTCTCGGTCGTAGGAATCTGCTGCCCGCTGTCCCCGGAGTTGAACTAGAATACTGGCATGAGTCCCTCCAGTCGGCAAAACGAAACGCGTCAACCAGAGCTGCTGGTGCGGCATTGGCCGCTCGTGCAGTCTCCTTGGGAAACCGGCGGGATGGCGATCGCCTTCGCGGCGGTGGGGCTGATTGCGCACTACGCGTCAGCCAGTTGGTCGCTCGGTTTGTTGTGCGTGGTTCTCTTGCTGCTCACGTCGTGGCGGATGTGGTTGCCGGCGACCTTTGAGATCGGCCCTCGCGGCATCGTGCAGAAGAACCTGTGGGGACAGCGCCGCATTCAGTGGCGCAGCGTCGAAAGTTGGCAGCAACAGCGCAAAGGAGTGCTGGTCTATTTGCTGGCCGACGCTTCGGCCGCAGCCGAGTTGAGCAACATCTATATCTCGGGCCCGGGGCAAGTCGATGAGATCTGCGAGATCATCGACTTCTATTTGCAGATTCGCCGCTCGGGCGGCGGCTCGTCGATCTTGCGACACGACGACAGCGCCGATTCGATCGGAACGCCTCCCGTCTCGGCGTCCCGTTAAAGCGAACTCGTATCGACTTTAAAGCAGGAAGCCTTGTGCGCGCTTCCTTCCAACTGGGGCGGCTTGCTGCGGCAGATCACTTCGTCGACGATCGGGCAGCGATCGGCGAACGGGCAGCCAGGATAGGCTTTGTCGGGCGAAGGAACTTCTCCCTGCAAGACGACTCGCTGGCGCGTTCGTTCCAGCGCCGGATCGGGAACCGGAATCGCCGACAAGAGCGCCTTCGTATAGGGATGCTGCGGCGATTCGTAAAGCTCTTCGGCCGGCGCCATCTCGACGATCCGTCCCAAGTACATCACGCCGACGCGCGTCGAGATATGACGCACGACGGAAAGATCGTGTGCGATGAACAAGTACGAAAGCCCCAGCTTTTGCTGCAAGTCCATCAGCAGGTTCACGACTTGCGCTTGAATCGAGACGTCGAGGGCCGAGACCGGTTCGTCGCACAAGATCACGCGGGGGCGAACGGCCAAAGCGCGAGCGATGCCGATACGTTGCCGCTGACCGCCGGAGAACTCATGCGGATAGCGATTGATGTAGCGGGGGTTGAGCCCGACCAGTTCCATCAGCCGCATCACTTCCAGCTTGCGATCGACGCCGCTGGCCAGGTTATAGATTTTGATCGGTTCGCCGATGATCGAACCGACCGTCATCCGCGGGTTGAGCGACGCAAACGGGTCCTGGAAGATCATCTGCACGTCGCGGCGATAAGGACGCATCGCGGCGCCGGTCAGCCCGTCGACGCGACGGCCGTTGATGTAGACTTCGCCGGCGGTCGGCGGAGTCAGATTCAAGATCGCCTTGGCCGTGGTCGATTTACCGCAGCCCGATTCGCCGACCAGGCCGAGCGTTTCCCCTTCCCCCAGCGTAAAGCTGATGCCATCGACGGCGCGGACGAAACCGGATTCGCCGGTGAACCAACCGCCGCGGCGAAAGGGAAAGTGGACCTTCATGTCGCGCACTTCCAGCAGCGGCGGTTTCGCCGAGACTGCGAGCAGCGGTTCTTCTGTCAATTCCAACGTCACGATTGGTCCTCGCTAATCTGCGACGCTGCGTCGTGTCGCGGCGCTTCATCAATATTGACCAGGCAAGCGTAGCCGCCGCCGGATGGGGAGTCGAACAGCGGCGGATCGACTTCGCTGCAGTTGGCGATGCTGAAGGGGCAACGCGGGCGGAACGAACATCCGCCGGGGAGCTTGGAAAGATCGGGCGGTTGACCCGGAATCGGGCGCAACTCGGCTTCCAGTTGATCGACGCGCGGCGCCGATTCGAGCAAACCAAGCGTATAGGGATGCCGCGGATTCTGGAACAGTTCGTCGACGGTCGCCTTTTCGACGACGCGACCAGCGTACATCACTTGCACGCGATGCGCAATGTTGGCGATCACGCCCAGATCGTGCGTGATCATCAGGATCGCGGTTCCCTCTTGCTCCTGCAGCTCTTTCATCAGTTCCAGAATCTGGGCCTGAATCGTTACGTCGAGAGCCGTCGTCGGCTCGTCGGCGATCAGGATGTCCGGCTTGCACGACAAGGCCATCGCGATCATCACGCGTTGACGCATCCCGCCGGAGAACTGATGCGGATACTCGAAGACTCGCTTACTTGCTGACGGAATGCCGACTTTCTCCAGCATTTCGATCGCGTGCTTGGTCGCCTCTTTGGCCGAAAGCCCCAGGTGGCGGCGCGTTACTTCGGTCAGCTGATCTTCGACCGTCAAAAACGGGTTGAGGGCGGTCATCGGATCTTGAAAGATCATCGCGATCCGGTTTCCGCGGATGTTGGATAATTCCTTCGACGACATCTTCAGCAGATCTTTGCCGCGATAGATCGCGCGTCCGGAAACGATCTTGCCCGGGGGCTGCGGAATGAGTCCCATCAGCGCCAGCGAGGTGACCGACTTGCCGGAGCCTGATTCGCCGACCACGCCAAGCGTTTCGCCGGCGCGCAGTTGCCAGTCGACGCCGCGCACGGCGGTGACCAAGCCGTCGTCGGTATGAAACTCAACGCGGAGGTCTTCGACGCGAAGGAGCGGATCTTGCGTATTGCTTGTGGACGCCATGCCGGTTCCTTAGCGATTCTTCATGCGGGGATCGAGCGCGTCGCGAAGACCGTCCCCCAGAAAGTTGAGCGAGTACAACGTCGAGGCCAGGGCGATCGCCGGGAAGACGATCAGCCACCAGTAAATCCGAATCGGCGTGATCACCTTCAAGCCTTCGTTGGCGAGCAGTCCCCACGAGACGTTCGGCTCTTCGACGCCAATCCCGAGAAAGGAGAGGAACGCTTCGAAGAGCATGACCGACGGAATCGTCAGCGTCAGGTACACGATCACGACGCCCAGCACGTTGGGAACGAGGTGAACGAAGACGATACGACTGGGGCTGGCGCCGATTGTGCGAGCGGCGTCGACAAATTGTTCGTGCTTCAGGCTGATTACCTGGCCGCGGACGACGCGGGCCATCGTCAGCCAGTAAATGGCGCCGATCAAAAAGTAGAACGCGACGATACGATTAATGCCATATGATTCCAGGTTCGCTTTGATCGACGGTTCGCTGATCACCATCACCACGAAGATCACGATGAAAATGAACGGGATCGAGTAGAGAATGTCGACCACCCGCATCATCGCGTCGTCGACATGCCCGCCGACATAACCGCTGATGGCGCCATAGCTGACGCCGATGATCAAGGAGACGAAGGTCGCCACCACGCCGACGATCAGCGAAACGCGAGCGCCCCAAAACAAGCGAGACAACATGTCGCGGCCAAGATGGTCCGAGCCGCAGAAACTGGGAATCGCCCAGTCGCCGAACATCTTTAAGCGGGTGCGGATCAAGGCTTCGTCGAACGCGCTCGGGTCGTTCCAAAGCGTCTTAATCGCGGCGTCGAGTTCCTCTCCGCTCAATTCGGCCAGGCCAAGTTGAACCGGTTCGCTGTTGGGCGCCGCAAACGACCGATCGCGTAGATGCTGTTCGACCGGCGATTGCAGAGGAAAGATCGGAGTCAGCACCGCCGACAGGCTAAGCAGGACCAGAAAGACGAGCGCGCCCATCGCCACCCAGTTGCGACGCAAGCGACGCCACGCGTCTTGCCAAAGCGAAACGCCTTGAATCGCGCTGGCGTCACGCAGCATGTCGCGGTAACGGTCGAGCGGCGGTAGTGCGTCTTCGAAGTTGCGGTTTTGCGAGTTCAAGGGGAAGAGCCGATAACGGAGGAATGCTATTTCAGTTTGATCCGCGGATCGAGCAGTTGGTACGAGACGTCGACCAGCGTATTCATGACCAGCACCAGCGCCGTCGAAACCATGACGATCCCGAGCGAAGTGGTGTAGTCGCGCTGGGTAACCGCTTCAATGAAGTGCGTTCCCAGCCCCGGCAGGAAGAAGATTCGTTCGATCACCAGCGAGCCGGTCAAAATCCCAGCGACCGCAGGACCCAAGTACGAAACGACCGGCAGCAAGGCGCCGCGAACCGCATGTTTCAGGACCACCGTGCTCGGCATCAGCCCTTTGGCGTAAGCGGTCCGAATGTAGTCCTGACCAAGCACGTCGAGCATGCCGGTACGCGTCAGGCGAGAAATGTAAGCCGCGAAGGGCGCCGCCAGGCAAATGGAGGGAAGGACCATGTCGATCGGTTTCCCCCAGCCGGCGGCCGGGAACCATTTCAACTGGAAGACGAAAACCATAATCGCGAGTCCCGCGAGCACAAAATTGGGGACTGCGATCCCGATCGTCGCCATCGAGCGGAAGAAAACGTCGAGCAGCGAGTTGCGCCACAACGCCGAGATAATCCCGGCCGAAAGACCGACGATCAGCGCCATCGACATCGCCAAGACGCCCAGCGTTGCGCTAATCGGGAAACCTTCCGAGATGATCTCGCTCACTTCGTAGTCGTTCAGCACCTGGCTCGAGAGGAAGTCTCCTTGGCAGGCGTTACTGAGGTAATACCAGTACTGCACCGGCCAGGGATCGTTCAAGTGAAAGCGATCCTTCCGCATCTTTTCGATTTCAGGCGGATAGGCGCGTTCGCCAGACATCGGCCCGCCGGGGACGGACAACATCAAGAAGAAGCTGAGCGTGTAGACGAGCCAGAGCGTGATGACGATCCAGATGGCTCGACGAATCAGAAAACGAATCAACGGAGACCCTCCGCCTCGAAAATGCGAGCTTTTTCCGCTTCGTCGATTTCCAGGATATGCAAGGGATGTAAATCCTGAATGTTGGGATAAAAATTCTTGACGTATGGGCGAACGATATTCAGCGAAACGTAATAGTAGATCGGCAAGATCGGCATTTCATCCATCAGGATTTGCTCGGCCTTGCTCAGCATCTCTAGACGTTTGACCGGATCGGCTTCGGCCTGGGCGTCGCGGATGAGTTGATCATACTCGGCGTTGCTCCAGCCTGTCTGGTTGTTTTCGCC is a genomic window containing:
- a CDS encoding ABC transporter ATP-binding protein, with amino-acid sequence MKVHFPFRRGGWFTGESGFVRAVDGISFTLGEGETLGLVGESGCGKSTTAKAILNLTPPTAGEVYINGRRVDGLTGAAMRPYRRDVQMIFQDPFASLNPRMTVGSIIGEPIKIYNLASGVDRKLEVMRLMELVGLNPRYINRYPHEFSGGQRQRIGIARALAVRPRVILCDEPVSALDVSIQAQVVNLLMDLQQKLGLSYLFIAHDLSVVRHISTRVGVMYLGRIVEMAPAEELYESPQHPYTKALLSAIPVPDPALERTRQRVVLQGEVPSPDKAYPGCPFADRCPIVDEVICRSKPPQLEGSAHKASCFKVDTSSL
- a CDS encoding ABC transporter ATP-binding protein, encoding MASTSNTQDPLLRVEDLRVEFHTDDGLVTAVRGVDWQLRAGETLGVVGESGSGKSVTSLALMGLIPQPPGKIVSGRAIYRGKDLLKMSSKELSNIRGNRIAMIFQDPMTALNPFLTVEDQLTEVTRRHLGLSAKEATKHAIEMLEKVGIPSASKRVFEYPHQFSGGMRQRVMIAMALSCKPDILIADEPTTALDVTIQAQILELMKELQEQEGTAILMITHDLGVIANIAHRVQVMYAGRVVEKATVDELFQNPRHPYTLGLLESAPRVDQLEAELRPIPGQPPDLSKLPGGCSFRPRCPFSIANCSEVDPPLFDSPSGGGYACLVNIDEAPRHDAASQISEDQS
- a CDS encoding ABC transporter permease; this encodes MLRDASAIQGVSLWQDAWRRLRRNWVAMGALVFLVLLSLSAVLTPIFPLQSPVEQHLRDRSFAAPNSEPVQLGLAELSGEELDAAIKTLWNDPSAFDEALIRTRLKMFGDWAIPSFCGSDHLGRDMLSRLFWGARVSLIVGVVATFVSLIIGVSYGAISGYVGGHVDDAMMRVVDILYSIPFIFIVIFVVMVISEPSIKANLESYGINRIVAFYFLIGAIYWLTMARVVRGQVISLKHEQFVDAARTIGASPSRIVFVHLVPNVLGVVIVYLTLTIPSVMLFEAFLSFLGIGVEEPNVSWGLLANEGLKVITPIRIYWWLIVFPAIALASTLYSLNFLGDGLRDALDPRMKNR
- a CDS encoding M20 metallopeptidase family protein, with product MRRFIPAFLAVCVAVSIPAIALSETTDEWVDQNLPGLLEIYKDLHAHPEVSYEEAVTSKKLADILRDAGYEVTTDVGGHGVVAVLKNGEGPTLMLRCDMDGLPVTEQTELVYASQEKITTSDGVTTGVMHACGHDVHMTNLIGVARFLASHRDRWQGTLVLICQPAEERGGGAKAMLEAGLLERFPKPDYALALHVAATLPAGTIGYRAGYAMANVDSVDITIHGRGGHGAYPHATIDPIVQASELVMSLQTIVSREVKPIDPAVITVGSMHGGAKHNVISDRCDLQLTVRSYGDKVRAQLKEAITRRANAIAEAYNAPEPTIVYSEGTPSLFNDHELAKEMVGVFRATLGDENVSPSEPSMGGEDFGRYGLAGVPILMFQLGSVEQKRLDRFAELGQDPPSLHSPFYYPDIEPTLRTGLRAMIAGSLDLLQAPPAEEQRN
- a CDS encoding ABC transporter permease, encoding MIRFLIRRAIWIVITLWLVYTLSFFLMLSVPGGPMSGERAYPPEIEKMRKDRFHLNDPWPVQYWYYLSNACQGDFLSSQVLNDYEVSEIISEGFPISATLGVLAMSMALIVGLSAGIISALWRNSLLDVFFRSMATIGIAVPNFVLAGLAIMVFVFQLKWFPAAGWGKPIDMVLPSICLAAPFAAYISRLTRTGMLDVLGQDYIRTAYAKGLMPSTVVLKHAVRGALLPVVSYLGPAVAGILTGSLVIERIFFLPGLGTHFIEAVTQRDYTTSLGIVMVSTALVLVMNTLVDVSYQLLDPRIKLK
- the rdgB gene encoding RdgB/HAM1 family non-canonical purine NTP pyrophosphatase; this encodes MAKKRLLVLGTHNKKKGAEMAALLEPLGIELQTLAQTPGAIEVEEDADSFAGNAEKKAVEQAKHLGVWVLAEDSGLCVDALAGEPGIYSARFSGPGATDESNNQLLLEKLAGVTDARRTAHYVCTMRLAAPSGEIMAASEGICRGRIVHEERGSGGFGYDPLFELIEYRRTFGEMGGAVKSVLSHRARASRRLIPQLLQLVISGKWAN